From a single Calothrix sp. NIES-2098 genomic region:
- a CDS encoding oxidoreductase FAD/NAD(P)-binding subunit has protein sequence MYKQGAVEGAANTESGSRVFVYEVVGLRQNEETDQTNYQIRNSGSVFIRVPYNRMNQEMRRITRLGGKIVSIYPASALQQFNGTASLGIANSEGNGQATPVNATTEVTSPAEEQLKKKDQKGNTMTQAKAKKDAHADVPVNTYRPNAPFIGKCISNDPLVKEGGIGIVQHIKFDLSGSNLKYIEGQSIGIIPPGVDKNGKPEKLRLYSIASTRHGDDVDDKTVSLCVRQLEYKHPETGETVYGVCSTHLCFLKPGDEVKITGPVGKEMLLPSDPEANVIMMATGTGIAPMRAYLWRQFKDAERAANPEYQFKGFSWLIFGVPTSPNILYKEELEEMQAKYPDNFRLTYAISREQKNPQGGRMYIQDRVAEHADELWQLIKNEKTHTYICGLRGMEDGIDAALTAAAAKEGVEWSAYQKEIKKAGRWHVETY, from the coding sequence ATGTACAAACAAGGTGCTGTTGAGGGTGCTGCTAACACAGAATCAGGTAGCCGCGTCTTCGTTTACGAAGTGGTGGGTCTGCGTCAGAACGAAGAAACTGATCAAACGAACTACCAAATTCGTAACAGTGGCAGTGTATTCATCAGAGTGCCTTACAACCGCATGAATCAAGAAATGCGACGTATCACTCGCCTAGGCGGCAAAATTGTTAGTATTTATCCCGCCAGTGCGTTACAGCAATTCAATGGCACAGCCTCATTAGGGATTGCTAACAGTGAGGGGAATGGTCAAGCCACACCTGTGAATGCGACAACTGAAGTTACATCACCAGCTGAAGAACAGCTCAAGAAGAAGGATCAAAAAGGCAACACCATGACTCAAGCAAAAGCCAAAAAAGACGCCCATGCTGATGTCCCTGTGAACACTTACCGTCCCAATGCACCTTTTATTGGCAAGTGTATATCCAATGACCCCTTAGTAAAAGAAGGTGGGATTGGTATTGTACAGCACATCAAGTTTGACCTTTCTGGTAGTAATTTGAAGTATATAGAAGGTCAAAGTATTGGTATTATCCCCCCTGGAGTAGACAAGAACGGCAAGCCGGAGAAGCTGAGACTGTATTCCATCGCCTCAACTCGTCATGGCGATGATGTCGATGACAAAACAGTATCGCTGTGCGTGCGTCAATTGGAGTACAAGCATCCAGAAACAGGCGAAACAGTCTACGGTGTTTGCTCAACTCACTTGTGTTTCCTCAAACCAGGCGATGAAGTAAAAATTACCGGGCCTGTGGGTAAGGAAATGTTACTACCCAGCGACCCCGAAGCTAACGTCATCATGATGGCAACCGGAACTGGTATTGCGCCCATGCGTGCTTATCTGTGGCGTCAGTTTAAGGATGCAGAAAGAGCAGCCAACCCAGAATACCAGTTTAAGGGATTTTCTTGGTTAATCTTTGGTGTGCCCACAAGTCCCAACATCCTATATAAAGAAGAATTGGAAGAAATGCAGGCGAAATATCCTGATAACTTCCGCCTCACCTACGCCATCAGCCGGGAACAAAAGAATCCTCAAGGTGGCAGAATGTACATCCAAGATCGAGTTGCAGAACACGCAGATGAACTGTGGCAATTGATTAAAAATGAAAAAACCCACACCTACATCTGCGGTTTGCGCGGTATGGAAGATGGTATCGATGCTGCGTTGACGGCTGCTGCTGCTAAAGAAGGCGTAGAGTGGAGTGCTTACCAGAAGGAAATCAAGAAAGCTGGCCGCTGGCACGTAGAAACCTACTAA
- a CDS encoding homoserine dehydrogenase gives MGVKLGILGLGTVGTGTVQLLQDTTGRHPLLQEIEIYRVGVRSLDKPREVKLPHAAITTDLESIVSDPAVDIVVEVMGGLEPARSLILKALQNGKHVVTANKAVIARFGDEIFTTANQAGVYVLLEAAVGGGIPVIQPLKQALSVNRIHTVTGIVNGTTNYILTRMQKEGSNFEDVLADAQRLGYAEADPTADVDGLDAADKIAILASLAFGGRIHLEDVYCEGIRQVSKTDIAYAEKLGFVIKLLAIAKLHSSDSAKLSVRVHPTLVPQAHPLASINGVYNAILVEGEPLGQVMFFGPGAGAGATASAVTSDILNLAATLKTETVNTAKPNPLLTCGHQDYCQIAPIAELVTRFYTRFLTKDSPGVIGKLGTCFGNYGVSLESVVQTGFQGELAEIVVVTHDVKEGNFRQALAEIQNLEAIDSIPSLLRVL, from the coding sequence GTGGGTGTAAAACTAGGGATATTAGGATTAGGTACTGTTGGCACGGGTACTGTACAGTTGTTACAAGATACCACTGGGCGTCACCCGTTATTGCAGGAAATAGAAATATATCGAGTGGGAGTACGATCGCTTGATAAACCCCGTGAGGTAAAACTACCACACGCAGCGATTACCACAGACTTAGAATCTATAGTTAGCGATCCGGCGGTAGATATAGTTGTCGAAGTCATGGGTGGATTGGAACCAGCGCGATCGCTGATTCTCAAAGCACTACAAAACGGTAAACACGTTGTCACCGCCAATAAAGCTGTCATCGCCCGCTTTGGAGATGAAATCTTTACTACTGCCAATCAAGCTGGAGTATATGTCTTGCTAGAAGCCGCAGTGGGTGGTGGTATTCCTGTAATTCAACCCCTGAAGCAAGCTTTAAGTGTAAACCGCATTCACACCGTTACAGGCATAGTCAACGGTACTACCAACTACATCCTGACACGGATGCAAAAAGAAGGTAGCAATTTTGAGGATGTGTTGGCTGATGCTCAAAGATTGGGCTATGCTGAAGCCGATCCTACCGCTGATGTAGATGGCTTAGACGCAGCAGATAAAATTGCCATCTTGGCCTCATTAGCCTTTGGCGGACGCATTCACCTAGAAGATGTCTATTGTGAGGGAATTCGGCAAGTTAGCAAAACAGATATTGCCTATGCTGAGAAATTGGGATTTGTGATTAAATTGCTAGCGATCGCCAAACTTCATAGTAGCGATTCTGCAAAACTATCTGTCAGAGTTCATCCTACCTTAGTTCCCCAAGCACATCCCTTAGCTAGCATTAACGGCGTGTATAACGCCATTCTTGTGGAAGGAGAACCATTAGGGCAAGTCATGTTTTTTGGACCTGGTGCTGGTGCTGGTGCCACAGCCAGTGCCGTAACATCGGATATTTTAAATCTAGCTGCAACACTGAAAACAGAAACGGTCAACACTGCTAAACCCAATCCTTTATTAACTTGTGGGCATCAAGACTACTGTCAAATTGCGCCTATAGCAGAATTAGTAACTCGTTTTTATACCCGCTTCCTGACTAAAGATAGCCCAGGAGTCATTGGCAAATTAGGTACTTGCTTTGGCAATTACGGCGTTAGCTTAGAGTCAGTTGTCCAAACTGGGTTTCAAGGAGAACTAGCAGAGATTGTGGTTGTCACCCATGATGTGAAAGAAGGTAACTTTCGCCAAGCTTTGGCAGAAATTCAGAACTTGGAAGCGATAGACAGCATTCCTAGCTTATTGCGCGTACTGTGA